The following proteins come from a genomic window of Geomonas sp. RF6:
- a CDS encoding ABC transporter ATP-binding protein codes for MQPLLEISDLSTHFALPGGTLKAVDRVSLTLSSGETLALVGESGCGKSVTAASIMRLVSPPGRIVSGSIRFKGTDLLSLKEDEMRAIRGNRIAMIFQDPMTSLNPVLTIGEQVAEGVRLHKGVGKKEAAAQAVRVLTQVGIPAAAERYRDYPHQMSGGMRQRVMIAMALACEPELIIADEPTTALDVTIQAQILELMDRLKEEREMGLILITHDLGIVAERAHRTAIMYAGRIVESAETAELFRRPLHPYTRGLLACLPQTAEPGAPLQVIKGGLPNLVGESTGCPFKERCPLCGDSCLIEDPETHDAGGGHMVRCLKAP; via the coding sequence GTGCAACCTCTCCTGGAAATATCCGACCTCTCCACCCATTTCGCCCTACCCGGCGGCACCCTGAAGGCCGTAGACCGCGTCAGCCTGACCCTTTCCAGCGGCGAGACCCTTGCGCTTGTCGGCGAGTCGGGGTGCGGCAAGAGCGTCACCGCAGCCTCCATCATGCGCCTCGTTTCCCCTCCCGGGCGCATCGTCTCCGGATCGATCCGCTTCAAGGGAACTGATCTCCTGTCACTGAAAGAAGACGAGATGCGTGCAATCAGGGGGAACCGCATCGCCATGATCTTCCAGGACCCCATGACCTCTTTAAATCCCGTCCTCACTATCGGCGAGCAGGTGGCCGAGGGGGTGCGTCTGCACAAGGGGGTGGGGAAGAAGGAGGCTGCAGCCCAGGCGGTCCGGGTACTTACCCAGGTGGGGATTCCCGCCGCGGCGGAGCGCTACCGCGACTACCCCCACCAGATGAGCGGCGGCATGCGCCAGCGCGTCATGATCGCCATGGCGCTGGCGTGCGAGCCGGAGCTCATCATCGCCGACGAGCCGACCACCGCTCTCGACGTGACGATCCAGGCGCAGATTCTGGAGCTCATGGACCGGCTGAAGGAAGAGCGGGAGATGGGGTTGATCCTCATCACCCACGACCTCGGCATCGTGGCGGAGCGTGCGCACCGCACCGCCATCATGTATGCCGGGAGGATCGTAGAGAGCGCGGAGACCGCGGAGCTCTTCCGGCGTCCGCTGCATCCCTACACCCGCGGGCTCCTTGCCTGCCTGCCGCAGACGGCGGAGCCGGGGGCGCCCCTTCAGGTCATCAAGGGGGGGCTCCCGAACCTCGTGGGGGAAAGCACCGGCTGCCCCTTCAAGGAGAGGTGTCCCTTGTGCGGCGACAGCTGCCTCATAGAAGATCCGGAAACCCACGACGCAGGAGGGGGGCATATGGTGCGCTGCCTCAAGGCGCCATGA
- a CDS encoding ABC transporter ATP-binding protein: MTPLIQAQELVKEFPVRAGAFAEKRLLRAVAGVDLEIYPGETLGLAGESGCGKSTVARLLTGLTPPTAGKVMYQGRSLAELDKKGMGLFRKDVQMIFQDPFSSLNPRMRVAQILEEPLIIHGLGDARERQERVAYLMRRVGLAEEQLGRFPHEFSGGQRQRIGIARALAVSPKIIVADEPVSALDISIQAQIINLLQEVKQELGLSLLFITHDLSVLRHLSDRVAVMYLGRIVESGSRDQVLGRYLMPYTEALVSAVPEVDPEKRKRKIVTRGDLPSPLDPPAGCPFHTRCPYAQEACTKERPELLEKEPGHRAACHFSMEIYRKEEK, translated from the coding sequence ATGACACCACTTATCCAGGCACAGGAGCTGGTAAAGGAATTTCCGGTCCGCGCAGGGGCGTTTGCCGAGAAGCGCCTGCTGCGTGCGGTGGCGGGGGTCGACCTGGAGATATATCCGGGGGAAACCTTGGGTCTTGCCGGGGAATCGGGGTGCGGCAAGTCGACGGTAGCGCGGCTTCTCACCGGCCTCACCCCCCCCACCGCGGGAAAGGTGATGTACCAGGGGCGCTCCCTCGCGGAACTCGACAAGAAGGGGATGGGACTCTTCCGGAAGGACGTGCAGATGATCTTCCAGGACCCCTTTTCCTCCTTGAACCCGCGCATGCGCGTCGCGCAGATCCTGGAGGAGCCGCTGATCATCCATGGGCTGGGGGATGCCCGCGAGAGACAGGAGCGGGTGGCCTATCTCATGAGGCGGGTCGGCCTCGCCGAGGAGCAGCTCGGACGCTTCCCGCACGAGTTTTCCGGAGGGCAGCGCCAGAGGATAGGGATCGCGCGGGCACTCGCCGTCTCACCGAAGATCATAGTCGCCGACGAGCCGGTCTCTGCGCTGGACATCTCCATCCAGGCGCAGATCATAAACCTCCTGCAGGAAGTGAAGCAGGAGCTCGGGCTGTCGCTTCTTTTCATCACCCACGATCTCTCCGTGCTGCGGCACCTGAGCGACCGGGTCGCCGTCATGTATCTCGGGCGGATCGTGGAGAGCGGCAGCCGCGACCAGGTGCTCGGGCGCTACCTCATGCCGTACACCGAGGCGCTCGTCTCCGCGGTGCCGGAAGTAGACCCGGAGAAGAGAAAGCGGAAGATCGTCACCCGCGGCGACCTCCCCTCCCCCCTCGATCCCCCCGCAGGCTGCCCCTTCCACACCCGCTGCCCGTACGCGCAGGAGGCATGCACGAAGGAGCGCCCGGAACTCCTGGAAAAGGAGCCTGGCCATCGCGCGGCGTGTCATTTCAGCATGGAGATATACAGGAAAGAGGAGAAGTGA
- a CDS encoding TldD/PmbA family protein, giving the protein MEKDLAQHADAVEAILKERLLDNYEIVVSSSRDLSVEARGGKVDAFKCAEPCGVAVRIQKGEGLGFSFSTSLEPEALAGMVEGALVAAAMQTPDPNYGLPLPSPCQEIPGLYDETLGAVPEEEKVGRALELERLALACDPRVKRVRKCSYSESTYRMLIRNSLGVSCGYLGSYVACSVSAVAEEGGDAQIGWDFDFSNRYADLQLELVAGRACRKATSLLGARGLSSMRCPVVFDNRIATDMLELLSGSFLGENVAKGKSLLAGKRGERVLSPLITVRDNGILPGGMGTAPCDGEGVPQQDTVLVHDGVLEGYLFDTYWGRKMGERSTGNAVRGGIKGAPRLAPHNLYIEKGTASLEDLIAGVERGVLVTEVMGMHTANPISGDFSVGAAGFYLEGGKVVHPVKGIAIAGNILELFSAVDLVADDLRFFGSGGSPSLRVAVLDVSGSEK; this is encoded by the coding sequence ATGGAAAAGGATCTGGCGCAGCACGCGGACGCGGTGGAAGCCATCTTGAAGGAGCGGCTGCTGGACAACTACGAGATCGTGGTGAGCTCCAGCAGGGATCTTTCGGTGGAGGCGCGCGGCGGGAAGGTGGACGCCTTCAAGTGCGCGGAACCGTGCGGGGTGGCCGTGCGCATCCAGAAGGGGGAGGGGCTCGGCTTCTCCTTCTCCACGAGCCTCGAACCGGAGGCGCTGGCCGGGATGGTGGAAGGTGCGCTCGTGGCGGCCGCCATGCAGACCCCTGACCCCAACTACGGCCTGCCGCTCCCCTCCCCGTGCCAGGAGATTCCGGGACTGTACGATGAGACGCTCGGTGCGGTGCCCGAGGAGGAAAAGGTCGGGCGGGCCCTTGAGCTTGAGCGCCTTGCGCTCGCCTGCGACCCGCGGGTGAAGCGGGTGCGCAAGTGCAGCTACTCTGAGTCGACCTACCGGATGCTGATCCGCAACTCCCTCGGAGTCTCCTGCGGCTACCTGGGGAGCTACGTCGCCTGCAGCGTCTCGGCGGTGGCTGAAGAGGGGGGGGACGCGCAGATAGGGTGGGATTTCGACTTCTCCAACCGCTACGCCGACCTGCAGCTCGAGCTTGTCGCCGGGCGCGCCTGCCGGAAGGCTACGTCGCTTCTCGGCGCGCGCGGCCTCTCCTCCATGCGCTGCCCCGTCGTCTTCGACAACCGGATCGCCACCGATATGCTGGAGCTCCTTTCCGGATCCTTTCTGGGGGAGAACGTGGCGAAGGGGAAATCGCTTCTAGCGGGGAAGAGGGGGGAGCGGGTCCTTTCCCCTCTCATCACCGTGCGGGACAACGGGATCCTTCCCGGCGGAATGGGGACTGCGCCGTGCGACGGCGAGGGTGTGCCGCAGCAGGACACCGTGCTCGTCCACGACGGCGTGCTGGAGGGGTATCTCTTTGACACTTACTGGGGGCGGAAGATGGGGGAGCGCTCCACCGGGAATGCGGTGCGCGGCGGGATCAAGGGCGCGCCGCGCCTTGCTCCGCACAACCTGTACATCGAAAAAGGGACGGCCTCCCTGGAAGACCTCATCGCAGGGGTCGAGCGCGGCGTTCTGGTTACCGAGGTGATGGGGATGCACACGGCCAATCCGATCTCGGGAGATTTCTCTGTCGGAGCGGCAGGTTTTTATCTCGAAGGGGGGAAGGTGGTGCATCCGGTGAAGGGGATCGCCATCGCCGGGAACATCCTGGAGCTCTTTTCCGCTGTGGATCTTGTGGCTGACGACCTGCGCTTTTTCGGCTCCGGCGGCTCGCCGTCACTGCGGGTGGCGGTGCTCGATGTCAGCGGGTCGGAGAAGTAG
- a CDS encoding N-acetyltransferase: MVRKAKIEDVKEIQKLLTRYASRGEMLSRSLSELYEALRDFYVFEENGQILGVSALHIVWDDLAEVRSVAVVEDAGRRGIGRTVVSACIDEARELGLKRVFCLTYKPDFFGRLDFHIVDKSQLPHKVWGDCIKCVKFPDCDEIAMILDLQ; the protein is encoded by the coding sequence ATGGTGCGTAAGGCTAAAATCGAGGACGTGAAGGAAATACAGAAGCTTCTGACACGGTACGCCAGCCGCGGCGAGATGCTGTCGCGCTCCCTCTCCGAGCTTTACGAGGCGCTGCGCGACTTCTACGTCTTCGAGGAAAACGGGCAGATTCTGGGGGTCTCCGCGCTGCACATCGTCTGGGACGACCTCGCCGAAGTGCGCTCCGTCGCCGTGGTGGAGGACGCAGGGAGGCGCGGCATAGGGCGGACCGTCGTCAGCGCCTGCATAGACGAGGCGCGGGAGCTCGGACTGAAGAGGGTTTTTTGCCTCACCTACAAGCCCGACTTCTTCGGGAGGCTCGACTTCCACATCGTGGATAAAAGCCAGCTGCCGCACAAGGTTTGGGGTGACTGCATCAAGTGCGTGAAGTTCCCCGACTGCGATGAAATTGCCATGATTCTGGATCTGCAGTAA
- the recN gene encoding DNA repair protein RecN produces MLRELNIRNLAIIEQLHVEFHGGLNILTGETGAGKSIIIDAVNLILGGRASSDLIRSGSDEASVEALFDLSERPDLLSRVAELGIDCDSELLVRRVVSRGGKNRVFIGGGLGTTSMLSELSRALINISGQHESQTLMKSDRHLHLLDGFAGLLPQRTAYAALFEEYCAVKGKIAELDEGEREAARRLDLLSFQSEEIGGAKLSVGEEEELEAERRLLVHGEKLLTLTTQAFDALYGGDGALIGALSRIRQGVAEANAIDAKLAPAAEALEGALAQLEDASLTLRDYAAGVESDPERLASLEDRLDLLHRLKKKYGDTVAEILAYKEGIDIELEELSSREESRGKLDARLEELATLISKKGVELGKGRRAAAQKLKSGMERELSDLAMPHAVFETAFEECPEPRGYGLERAEFLFSPNPGEPPKPLAKTASGGELSRILLALKQLHPESEVPTLIFDEVDTGMGGATSALVGAKLKKVAAMQQVLAITHLPQVAARADQHLRVEKVVQDGRTTTAVTPLLGEERVTEVARMLGAARVTEKTREHAREMIEEAVHGA; encoded by the coding sequence ATGCTACGAGAGCTAAACATCAGAAACCTCGCCATTATCGAGCAGCTCCATGTGGAGTTCCACGGTGGTCTGAACATCCTCACCGGCGAAACCGGTGCCGGCAAGTCGATCATCATCGATGCGGTGAACCTTATCCTCGGCGGCCGCGCGAGCTCCGATCTGATCCGCTCCGGCTCCGACGAGGCGAGCGTGGAGGCGCTCTTTGACCTCTCCGAGCGCCCGGACTTGCTGTCGCGGGTCGCCGAGCTGGGGATCGACTGCGACAGCGAGCTCCTGGTGCGCCGCGTCGTCTCCCGCGGCGGCAAGAACCGCGTCTTCATCGGCGGCGGGCTCGGCACCACCTCCATGCTGTCGGAGCTTTCCCGCGCCCTGATCAACATATCGGGGCAGCACGAGTCGCAGACCCTCATGAAGAGCGACCGGCATCTGCACCTGCTGGACGGTTTCGCCGGGCTCCTGCCGCAGCGGACGGCGTACGCCGCACTTTTCGAGGAATACTGCGCGGTGAAGGGAAAGATCGCGGAGCTTGACGAGGGTGAGCGCGAAGCCGCCCGCCGGCTCGATCTCCTCTCCTTCCAATCGGAGGAGATAGGGGGCGCGAAGCTTTCAGTCGGTGAAGAGGAGGAACTGGAGGCGGAGCGCAGGCTCCTCGTGCACGGCGAGAAGCTCCTCACCTTGACCACCCAGGCCTTCGACGCGCTCTACGGCGGGGACGGAGCGCTCATCGGCGCCCTCTCCCGGATCAGGCAGGGGGTGGCGGAGGCAAACGCTATCGACGCGAAGCTCGCTCCGGCGGCGGAAGCGCTGGAAGGGGCACTCGCCCAGCTGGAGGATGCTTCCCTTACCTTGCGCGATTACGCGGCGGGGGTGGAATCGGACCCGGAGCGCCTCGCGAGTCTGGAGGACCGGCTCGACCTTCTGCACCGCCTCAAGAAGAAATACGGCGACACGGTCGCGGAGATCCTCGCCTACAAGGAAGGGATCGACATTGAGCTGGAGGAGCTCTCGTCGCGGGAGGAGTCGCGCGGGAAGCTCGATGCCCGGCTGGAGGAGCTTGCGACGCTCATCTCCAAAAAAGGGGTGGAGCTCGGGAAGGGGCGCCGCGCCGCCGCACAGAAGCTTAAGAGCGGGATGGAGCGGGAGCTTTCGGATCTCGCCATGCCGCACGCGGTCTTCGAGACAGCCTTCGAGGAGTGCCCGGAGCCGCGCGGCTACGGTCTGGAGCGGGCGGAGTTTCTCTTTTCCCCGAACCCGGGGGAGCCGCCGAAGCCCCTTGCGAAGACCGCGTCGGGGGGGGAGCTCTCCCGCATCCTCCTGGCGCTGAAGCAGCTTCACCCGGAGAGCGAGGTGCCGACTCTCATCTTTGACGAGGTCGATACCGGGATGGGAGGGGCGACCTCGGCGCTCGTCGGTGCGAAGCTGAAGAAGGTTGCAGCAATGCAGCAGGTCCTCGCCATCACCCATCTCCCCCAGGTGGCGGCGCGCGCCGATCAGCACCTGCGGGTGGAGAAAGTGGTGCAGGACGGGCGAACCACAACCGCGGTGACTCCTCTTCTCGGGGAGGAGCGGGTGACTGAAGTGGCCCGGATGCTGGGGGCTGCGCGGGTGACGGAGAAGACACGGGAGCATGCAAGGGAAATGATTGAGGAGGCAGTTCATGGTGCGTAA
- a CDS encoding NAD(+)/NADH kinase — translation MKKTAIFAKVHDPRCLVVAEDLIRWFRAREITPLVQEHLACRLSQPELAVCLSGEQIAEAADLVLVLGGDGTLISAARHVGGREVPILGVNLGSLGFLTEIPLSEMYPALERCLSGDFEVSERMMLQVSLERQGREIELHRVLNDVVINKGALARIIDMETVVDGQYLTTFKADGLIVSTPTGSTGYSLSANGPIIHPDLECVSLTPICPHTLTNRPLVMSGDVTIGITLKSTHEDVFLTLDGQTGVRLVCGDLLQIRKAQQRTRLVRSTSKDYYEVLRTKLKWGER, via the coding sequence ATGAAAAAAACAGCCATTTTCGCGAAGGTGCATGACCCCCGCTGTCTCGTTGTCGCCGAGGACCTGATTCGCTGGTTCCGGGCCCGGGAAATCACCCCTCTGGTACAGGAGCATCTCGCGTGCCGGCTCTCCCAGCCGGAGCTCGCGGTGTGCCTCTCCGGTGAGCAGATAGCAGAGGCCGCGGACCTCGTCCTCGTCCTCGGAGGGGACGGCACCCTGATCTCCGCCGCCCGCCACGTCGGGGGGCGCGAGGTGCCGATACTGGGGGTGAACCTCGGCAGCCTGGGGTTTCTGACGGAGATCCCCCTTTCGGAAATGTACCCGGCGCTGGAACGCTGCCTGAGCGGCGACTTCGAGGTCTCCGAGCGGATGATGCTCCAGGTCTCCCTGGAGCGGCAGGGGCGCGAGATAGAGCTGCATCGGGTCCTCAATGACGTGGTCATCAACAAAGGGGCGCTGGCGCGCATCATTGACATGGAGACGGTGGTCGACGGGCAGTACCTCACCACCTTCAAGGCGGACGGGCTGATCGTATCGACCCCCACCGGCTCCACCGGCTACTCACTTTCGGCGAACGGCCCGATCATCCACCCGGACCTCGAGTGCGTCTCCCTGACCCCGATCTGTCCCCATACCCTCACGAACCGCCCCCTGGTAATGTCCGGGGACGTGACGATCGGCATCACCCTCAAGTCGACCCACGAGGACGTCTTTCTCACCCTCGACGGCCAGACCGGGGTGCGCCTCGTCTGCGGCGACCTCCTGCAGATCCGCAAGGCGCAGCAGCGCACGAGGCTGGTGCGCTCCACCAGCAAGGATTACTACGAGGTGCTGCGCACGAAACTCAAATGGGGGGAACGCTAG